A region of Macaca thibetana thibetana isolate TM-01 chromosome 20, ASM2454274v1, whole genome shotgun sequence DNA encodes the following proteins:
- the DNAAF8 gene encoding dynein axonemal assembly factor 8, whose product MASNDEGMAPSLGSPWASQTGPWDAILKAVKDQLPSLDSDSSLSDYGEEELFIFQRNQTALIPDLSEELAEDPADGDKSRTWAAAAEESLPEVCGTQKSVRLCVCNPVLVPAELATEPGNRRNTRTKDASSQEGGDPGRPVETSGEVSALLGMAEETPRWLDSDLGSLSFNTKGSQGPPWDPQAEASLSRHEGDPKAEPASQESVNRRALRQERRKMIEKDILQKVTRDACGPASSDQGGVKEAPCHAVESAARSKMPLAEPPEGPPVLSLQQLEAWDLDYILQSLAGQEDTQGNRGPGTVWWAADRRQVQDRTVPSADDRLMEQLALLCTMQSRASACAWKVPADTPQDTEEAGAGSRCSSRKPGSEAGPGPQLAQGMRLNTEPPTIFIDLRQTVPPDHLSPASSSHSSSDSEEEEEEVEMAALGDAEGASPSSLGLRSCTGKSQLLQQLRAFRKGIAQPKLPANKGPGGERAQAPEDTAASGTVRKQHMKLCAKGQSAQARLPRGRPRALGDAPEPGAAREALMPPLDQL is encoded by the exons ATGGCATCCAACGACGAAGGTATGGCACCCTCGCTGGGCtctccctgggcctcccagaCAGGGCCCTGGGACGCCATCCTCAAGGCTGTCAAAGACCAGCTCCCGTCTCTGGACTCAGACTCCTCCTTG TCGGACTATGGGGAAGAGGAGCTGTTCATCTTCCAGCGAAACCAAACCGCCCTGATTCCAGACCTGTCAGAGGAGCTGGCTGAAGATCCTGCTGATGGCGACAAGTCCAGGACCTGGGCCGCTGCAGCTGAAGAATCCCTTCCCGAGGTCTGTGGGACACAGAAGagtgtgcgcctgtgtgtgtgcaaT CCAGTTCTGGTGCCTGCAGAATTGGCCACAGAACCTGGGAACAGACGGAACACAAGGACAAAGGATGCATCCTCTCAGGAAGGAGGAGACCCTGGCAGGCCTGTTGAAACCTCTGGTGAGGTCAGCGCTCTTCTTGGGATGGCCGAGGAGACCCCCAGGTGGCTGGACAGCGACCTTGGAAGCCTGTCTTTCAACACCAAAGGATCCCAGGGTCCTCCCTGGGACCCCCAGGCCGAAGCCAGTCTCTCCCGCCATGAAGGAGACCCGAAGGCAGAGCCCGCCTCACAAGAATCTGTGAACCGCCGGGCCCTCCgacaggagagaaggaaaatgatagaGAAGGACATCCTCCAGAAAGTCACCCGGGATGCCTGCGGCCCGGCCAGCAGTGACCAAGGCGGAGTGAAGGAGGCGCCCTGCCACGCTGTGGAGTCAGCTGCCAGATCCAAAATGCCCCTtgcagagcctccagagggacCACCAGTGCTCTCGCTCCAG CAACTTGAAGCGTGGGATTTGGATTACATCCTTCAGAGTCTGGCGGGGCAAGAAGACACCCAGGGAAATCGTGGACCTGGAACTGTGTGGTGGGCAGCCGACCGCCGCCAAGTTCAAG ACCGCACGGTGCCGAGCGCCGACGACAGGCTCATGGAACAGCTGGCCCTCCTGTGCACCATGCAGTCCAGGGCCTCTGCTTGTGCCTGGAAGGTGCCTGCCGACACCCCCCAGGACACcgaggaggcaggggcaggaagcAG ATGTTCCTCGAGGAAGCCGGGCTCCGAGGCCGGGCCAGGCCCACAGCTGGCCCAGGGCATGAGGCTTAACACAGAGCCCCCCACCATCTTCATTGACCTGCGGCAGACGGTGCCACCAGACCACCTGTCCCCAGCAAG CTCCAGCCACAGCTCCTCTGacagcgaggaggaggaggaggaagtggagatGGCAGCTCTGGGAGACGCAGAGGGGGCATCTCCTTCCTCCCTGGGGCTACG GAGCTGTACCGGGAAAAGCCAGCTTCTCCAGCAGCTCAGGGCCTTTCGGAAGGGGATAGCCCAGCCCAAGCTGCCCGCCAACAAGGGGCCTGGTGGCGAGAGGGCTCAGGCCCCTGAAGACACGGCTGCATCAGGAACTGTGAGGAAGCAACATATGAAGCTCTGCGCCAAGGGGCAGAGCGCCCAGGCCCGACTCCCAAGaggcaggcccagggccctggggGATGCTCCTGAGCCAGGGGCAGCCAGGGAGGCCCTGATGCCTCCCTTGGACCAACTGTAG